One window of the Equus caballus isolate H_3958 breed thoroughbred chromosome 2, TB-T2T, whole genome shotgun sequence genome contains the following:
- the POU3F1 gene encoding POU domain, class 3, transcription factor 1, whose product MATTAQYLPRGPGGGAGGTGPLMHPDAAAAAAAAAAAERLHAGAAYREVQKLMHHEWLGAGAGHPVGLAHPQWLPTGGGGGGDWAGGPHLEHGKAGGGGTGRADDGGGGGGFHARLVHQGAAHAGAAWAQGGTAHHLGPAMSPSPGAGGGHQPQPLGLYAQAAYPGGGGGGLAGMLAAGGGGAGPGLHHALHEDGHEAQLEPSPPPHLGAHGHAHGHAHAGGLHAAAAHLHPGAGGGGSSVGEHSDEDAPSSDDLEQFAKQFKQRRIKLGFTQADVGLALGTLYGNVFSQTTICRFEALQLSFKNMCKLKPLLNKWLEETDSSSGSPTNLDKIAAQGRKRKKRTSIEVGVKGALESHFLKCPKPSAHEITGLADSLQLEKEVVRVWFCNRRQKEKRMTPAAGAGHPPMDDVYAPGELGPGGGGASPPSAPPPPPPAALHHHHHHTLPGSVQ is encoded by the coding sequence aTGGCCACCACGGCGCAGTACCTGCCGCGGGGCCCCGGCGGCGGAGCTGGGGGCACGGGGCCGCTTATGCACCCGGACGCcgcggcggcagcagcggcggcggcggcggccgagcGGCTGCACGCGGGGGCCGCGTACCGCGAAGTGCAGAAGCTGATGCACCACGAGTGGCTGGGCGCGGGCGCGGGCCACCCCGTGGGCCTAGCGCACCCCCAGTGGCTACCCACgggaggaggcggaggcggcGACTGGGCCGGCGGCCCGCACCTGGAACACGGCAAGGCGGGCGGCGGCGGCACTGGCCGAGCCGacgacggcggcggcggcggcggtttCCACGCGCGCCTGGTGCACCAGGGGGCGGCCCACGCGGGCGCGGCATGGGCGCAGGGCGGCACGGCGCACCACTTGGGCCCGGCCATGTCGCCGTCGCCGGGGGCCGGCGGAGGCCACCAGCCCCAACCGCTCGGGCTGTACGCGCAGGCGGCCTACccggggggcggcggcggcggcctgGCCGGGATGctggcggcgggcggcggcggcgcggggccgggccTGCACCACGCGCTGCACGAGGACGGCCACGAGGCGCAGCTGGAGCCGTCGCCTCCGCCGCACCTGGGCGCCCACGGACACGCACACGGACATGCACACGCGGGCGGCTTGCACGCGGCGGCGGCGCACCTGCACCCGGGCGCGGGCGGCGGTGGCTCGTCGGTGGGCGAGCACTCGGACGAGGACGCACCCAGCTCGGACGACCTGGAGCAGTTCGCCAAGCAGTTCAAGCAGCGGCGCATCAAGCTGGGCTTCACGCAGGCCGACGTGGGGCTGGCGCTGGGCACGCTGTACGGTAACGTGTTCTCGCAGACCACCATCTGCCGCTTCGAGGCCCTGCAGCTAAGCTTCAAGAACATGTGCAAGCTCAAGCCGCTGCTCAACAAGTGGCTGGAGGAGACCGACTCGTCCAGCGGCAGCCCCACCAACCTGGACAAGATCGCAGCACAGGGCCGCAAGCGCAAGAAGCGCACGTCCATCGAGGTGGGAGTCAAAGGCGCGCTCGAGAGCCACTTTCTCAAGTGCCCCAAGCCCTCGGCGCACGAGATCACGGGCCTGGCCGACAGCCTGCAGCTGGAGAAGGAGGTGGTGCGCGTCTGGTTCTGCAACCGGCGGCAGAAGGAGAAGCGCATGACCCCGGCGGCCGGAGCCGGCCACCCGCCCATGGACGACGTTTACGCACCCGGCGAGctggggccgggcgggggcggtGCAtccccgccctcggcgcccccgccgccgccaccgGCCGCGctgcaccaccaccaccaccacacactgCCCGGCTCGGTGCAGTGA